The sequence TTCTTTTCTTGACTCCAGCGCTTCACGGTCGTAGCAAAGACTTCTGCGGCCTTTAGGACTTTCCGGTGAACAATCGTAAAAAATGTATTCGCCCGTCTTTTTATCATGACTAACAACATCCGGTTCACCGCCAGTCCTTTCCATTTCGTTGATTGACCACAGTTTTTCTGGATTCGCTTCCAGCTTTGCTTGTGTGTTAACCCATTCAAGACCTTTGTGGCGGTTCATGTTTTTCTCGAAACGGGCTTTCAATGCTGCGAGCAGTTCTTTACGTTGTTCTGGTGGCAACTCCTTTTTATTCCTCTTAAGTGGTTGGTGCATTCTTTTGCGGGACATTGTTTTTGCGACCAGTCGATTCACGACTTTTGAGCCGCCTGAGGTGGCAAGTTAGGCGTTTCAACCCCGAACTGCCTGGCGTACTCCGCGTGCAGCCGCTGCCAGCCGGGGAACTTCATGGCCTCGGGACCGACGATCCGGCCGATGGGAGTTCCGCTGAGAAGGTGATCCAGAACATCGAAGCAAATGTGCCACCCGGCAGCGCCCATTGCGATGAAGCGGTGACCGATATTGGTCCACAGCGTCAGGCGCGTGCCGCCACTTAAGGCTTCGAGTTGCCACCGCATATCGAAACCGCCCCACTTGTACTCGAGCACCTCGGGAGCGTCGGCTCGCGTCAC comes from Terriglobales bacterium and encodes:
- a CDS encoding DUF4256 domain-containing protein; the encoded protein is MNRLVAKTMSRKRMHQPLKRNKKELPPEQRKELLAALKARFEKNMNRHKGLEWVNTQAKLEANPEKLWSINEMERTGGEPDVVSHDKKTGEYIFYDCSPESPKGRRSLCYDREALESRKE
- a CDS encoding SRPBCC domain-containing protein, whose product is MTDREQYTPSPASGAQVRKDRGQNGEDKWTLILVRELRQSPEKVWQALTDPAHLREWAPFDADGSLGTVGTTVKLTTVGAPTPHITETKVTRADAPEVLEYKWGGFDMRWQLEALSGGTRLTLWTNIGHRFIAMGAAGWHICFDVLDHLLSGTPIGRIVGPEAMKFPGWQRLHAEYARQFGVETPNLPPQAAQKS